A DNA window from Streptomyces parvus contains the following coding sequences:
- a CDS encoding FAD-dependent oxidoreductase, whose product MAAAPRSFSGLEESYWMETAPIPDHPPLTEDIEVDVAVVGGGIAGLSTAWELSRAGRSVAVLEADRIASGVTGYTTAKVSALHSLVYDRLRRTRGAEAARLYARSQLDAVERLVAIADELDVDCELERVSAYAYAAGPASRDAVEAEARAAADAGLDVSFVTRTELPFPVGGAVRLDGQAQFHPRKYLAALAEDLSERGGLIHERTRVTGLSEGQPCRLTTEDGRQVVARDVVIATHYPVFDRAVLFARLSPRRELVVAAPVAADEAPRGMYITEDEGKRSVRTAPLDADRRLLIVTGESFTPGTGDPQKGFERLDAWMRERFPVGPTAYRWAAQDNDPSDTVPLVGPFHVGARHTYVATGFGGWGMTGGILAGRLLTSLITGSGARPAWAELYDPRRVADVLREAPALLRQQADVAKHFAGDRMRVTHVDSVDEIPPGTGAVVRVKGRRCAVHRSQDGTLRAVSARCTHLGCLVSFNEAETTWECPCHGSRFATDGAVLQGPATRPLEQLDVTGEPGEETA is encoded by the coding sequence ATGGCCGCCGCCCCCCGTTCCTTCTCGGGGCTCGAAGAGTCCTACTGGATGGAGACCGCGCCCATTCCTGATCACCCGCCCCTCACCGAGGACATCGAGGTGGACGTCGCCGTGGTGGGCGGCGGCATCGCCGGCCTGAGCACGGCATGGGAGCTGTCCCGGGCAGGCCGGAGCGTCGCCGTGCTGGAGGCCGACCGCATCGCCTCCGGGGTCACCGGCTACACCACGGCCAAGGTGTCGGCGCTGCACTCGCTCGTCTACGACCGGCTGCGACGGACCCGGGGCGCCGAGGCGGCACGGCTCTACGCAAGGTCGCAACTGGACGCGGTGGAGCGGTTGGTGGCGATCGCCGACGAGCTGGACGTCGACTGCGAACTGGAACGTGTGAGCGCCTACGCCTACGCGGCCGGGCCCGCTTCGCGCGATGCCGTGGAGGCGGAGGCCCGGGCGGCCGCCGACGCGGGCCTGGACGTCTCGTTCGTCACCCGGACGGAGCTTCCCTTCCCGGTCGGGGGCGCGGTCCGGCTCGACGGACAGGCCCAGTTCCACCCGCGTAAATATCTCGCGGCGCTGGCCGAGGACCTGTCGGAGCGGGGCGGCCTCATCCACGAACGCACCCGGGTCACCGGCCTTTCCGAGGGACAGCCGTGCCGACTGACCACGGAGGACGGACGACAGGTGGTCGCCCGCGACGTGGTCATCGCCACGCACTATCCCGTCTTCGACCGCGCCGTGCTCTTCGCACGGCTGTCGCCCCGGCGGGAGCTGGTGGTGGCCGCCCCCGTCGCCGCCGACGAGGCTCCGCGGGGCATGTACATCACCGAGGACGAGGGAAAGCGTTCGGTGCGAACGGCACCTCTCGACGCGGACCGGCGCCTGCTGATCGTCACCGGGGAGAGCTTCACCCCCGGAACGGGCGACCCGCAGAAGGGCTTCGAGCGTCTCGACGCCTGGATGCGCGAACGCTTCCCGGTGGGCCCCACCGCGTACCGGTGGGCGGCACAGGACAACGACCCCAGCGATACGGTGCCTCTCGTGGGCCCCTTCCACGTCGGGGCCCGCCACACGTACGTGGCGACCGGCTTCGGAGGCTGGGGGATGACAGGCGGCATCCTCGCCGGACGCCTGCTCACTTCCCTTATCACCGGCTCCGGCGCCCGTCCGGCCTGGGCGGAGCTGTACGACCCGCGGCGCGTCGCGGACGTGCTGCGCGAGGCTCCCGCGCTCCTGCGGCAGCAGGCCGACGTGGCCAAACACTTCGCGGGTGACCGGATGCGGGTGACGCACGTCGATTCGGTCGACGAGATCCCGCCGGGTACAGGCGCGGTCGTACGGGTCAAGGGGCGGCGCTGCGCCGTCCACCGGAGCCAGGACGGGACGCTGCGGGCCGTATCCGCGCGGTGCACCCACCTCGGCTGCCTGGTGTCCTTCAACGAGGCGGAAACGACCTGGGAGTGCCCGTGCCACGGGTCCCGGTTCGCCACCGACGGCGCGGTGCTCCAAGGGCCGGCGACACGGCCCCTGGAGCAGCTGGACGTCACCGGTGAGCCGGGGGAGGAGACCGCATGA
- a CDS encoding metalloregulator ArsR/SmtB family transcription factor — MGHGSDTPSSATTRDRLDAVGTADVAATLQALATPSRLHILARLQEGPCSVGDLAEAVGMESSACSHQLRLLRNLGLVTGERHGRSIIYALYDNHVAELLDQALYHVEHLRLGVRDAPAETPEPAVAD, encoded by the coding sequence ATGGGCCACGGAAGCGACACCCCCAGCAGCGCCACCACGCGCGACCGCCTCGACGCGGTCGGCACCGCCGATGTCGCCGCCACCCTCCAGGCGCTCGCCACCCCTTCGAGGCTGCACATCCTGGCCCGCCTCCAGGAGGGCCCCTGCTCCGTCGGCGACCTAGCCGAGGCGGTCGGCATGGAATCCTCCGCCTGCTCGCACCAGTTGCGACTCCTGCGCAACCTGGGCCTGGTCACCGGCGAGCGTCACGGACGGTCGATCATCTACGCGCTCTACGACAACCACGTCGCCGAACTCCTCGACCAAGCTCTGTACCACGTCGAGCACTTGAGGCTCGGTGTCCGCGACGCACCGGCCGAGACCCCCGAACCTGCCGTCGCCGACTGA
- a CDS encoding heavy metal translocating P-type ATPase — protein MPSALDQRSAPSVGGPRPAPPRRRTRVLALPEARWALAALVLFVLALPVHLLGGPAWLWAPLFAATYVTGGWEPGWEGLKALRDKTLDVDLLMVVAALGAAAIGQVLDGALLIVIFATSGALEAVATARTADSVRGLLDLAPTTATRLLADGTEESVDTGRLAVGDTILVRPGERVGADGKVLDGASDVDQATITGEPLPVAKQADDEVFAGTVNGTGALRVRVERDPADSVIARIVKLVEEASETKAPTQLFIEKIEQRYSIGMVIATLAVFGVPLAFGDPLQPALLRAMTFMIVASPCAVVLSTMPPLLSAIANAGRHGVLAKSAVVMESLGQIDTVALDKTGTLTEGTPRVTDITPLPGGAPDENALLRLAASAEHASEHPLARAIVRAARERGLALAEATGFTSAPGAGVTAAVGGRPVRVGSPAHLAPAGGDDLDRVVRSLEDKGRTAVLVLRDDVPVGVLGIADRLRSHAKATVAALTELTGRPPTLLTGDNERAARHLAAEVGITDVRAGLLPQDKVAAVRAWEAEGRRVLVVGDGVNDAPALAAAHTGIAMGKAGSDLALETADAVVVRDELATVPAVMALSRTARRLVVQNLTIAGVFITALVAWDLIGTLPLPLGVAGHEGSTVIVGLNGLRLLREHAWTGSSVKDIA, from the coding sequence ATGCCTTCTGCTCTGGACCAGCGGTCCGCGCCGTCCGTCGGTGGTCCGCGCCCGGCCCCGCCCCGGCGCCGTACCCGCGTCCTGGCACTTCCCGAGGCCCGCTGGGCGCTCGCGGCCCTGGTGCTGTTCGTCCTCGCCCTGCCGGTCCACCTGCTGGGCGGTCCGGCCTGGCTGTGGGCGCCGCTGTTCGCCGCGACGTACGTCACCGGCGGATGGGAGCCGGGGTGGGAGGGGCTGAAGGCCCTGCGGGACAAGACGCTGGACGTGGACCTGCTGATGGTCGTGGCGGCGCTCGGCGCCGCCGCGATCGGGCAGGTCCTGGACGGGGCGCTGCTGATCGTCATCTTCGCCACCTCCGGTGCCCTGGAGGCCGTCGCGACCGCCCGTACGGCGGACTCGGTGCGCGGCCTGCTCGACCTCGCCCCCACCACGGCCACCCGGCTCCTGGCCGACGGCACGGAGGAGAGCGTCGACACCGGGCGTCTCGCCGTCGGGGACACGATCCTGGTGCGCCCCGGGGAGCGGGTCGGCGCCGACGGGAAGGTTCTCGACGGGGCGAGCGACGTCGACCAGGCCACCATCACCGGCGAACCCCTGCCGGTGGCCAAGCAGGCGGACGACGAGGTGTTCGCCGGTACGGTCAACGGCACCGGCGCCCTGCGGGTACGCGTGGAGCGGGACCCGGCCGACTCGGTGATCGCCCGGATCGTGAAGTTGGTCGAGGAAGCCTCCGAGACCAAGGCGCCGACCCAGCTGTTCATCGAGAAGATCGAGCAGCGGTACTCGATCGGCATGGTCATCGCGACCCTGGCCGTCTTCGGCGTCCCGCTCGCCTTCGGCGACCCCCTTCAGCCGGCGCTGCTGCGCGCGATGACGTTCATGATCGTCGCCTCACCCTGCGCCGTGGTTCTCTCCACCATGCCGCCGCTGCTGTCCGCCATCGCCAACGCGGGCCGTCACGGTGTCCTCGCGAAGTCCGCCGTCGTCATGGAAAGCCTCGGCCAGATCGACACCGTCGCCCTGGACAAGACCGGCACGCTCACCGAGGGCACCCCGCGCGTCACCGACATCACCCCGCTGCCCGGCGGCGCTCCGGACGAGAACGCTCTCCTGCGGCTGGCGGCCTCCGCCGAGCACGCCAGCGAACACCCGCTGGCCCGCGCGATCGTGCGGGCCGCCCGCGAGCGAGGACTCGCCCTGGCCGAGGCGACCGGGTTCACCTCGGCCCCGGGCGCCGGTGTCACCGCCGCCGTCGGCGGCCGCCCCGTCCGGGTCGGCTCCCCGGCCCACCTCGCCCCCGCCGGCGGCGACGACCTCGACCGCGTGGTCCGGTCGCTGGAGGACAAGGGCCGTACCGCGGTCCTCGTCCTGCGCGACGACGTACCGGTCGGCGTTCTGGGCATCGCGGACCGGCTCCGTAGCCACGCGAAGGCGACGGTCGCCGCGCTCACCGAACTGACCGGCCGCCCGCCGACCCTCCTGACCGGCGACAACGAGCGCGCCGCCCGTCACCTCGCCGCCGAGGTCGGTATCACCGACGTCCGGGCCGGGCTGCTCCCGCAGGACAAGGTGGCCGCCGTACGCGCGTGGGAGGCCGAGGGCCGCCGGGTCCTGGTCGTCGGCGACGGCGTCAACGACGCCCCCGCGTTGGCCGCCGCGCACACCGGGATCGCGATGGGCAAGGCCGGATCCGACCTCGCACTGGAGACCGCCGACGCCGTCGTCGTCCGCGACGAACTCGCCACCGTCCCCGCCGTCATGGCCCTCTCCCGCACCGCCCGCCGCCTCGTCGTCCAGAACCTGACCATCGCCGGGGTGTTCATCACCGCCCTGGTCGCCTGGGACCTCATCGGCACACTCCCGCTGCCGCTCGGCGTCGCCGGCCACGAGGGCTCCACCGTCATCGTCGGCCTCAACGGGCTGCGCCTGCTGCGCGAGCACGCCTGGACCGGCTCCTCGGTGAAGGACATCGCGTGA
- a CDS encoding class F sortase, translating into MTLCVTFSLVAGIVWVSSGSAEDTRTATAARGGDSAGGGREPFRRAPHKPDKHVPASHAPLVPSRPLKVAIPAIFIEAKVTGLGLDAKGRLGAPPLSKPKLTGWYEKGPSPGEDGTALLVGHRDTRTGPAIFLNLNALRRGDKVNVTRADRKTAVFTVDAVKTYTKDKFPDDKVYGETGRPELRLLTCGGRFDEKAGYSANVVVFAHLTSLRKAA; encoded by the coding sequence ATGACGCTGTGCGTGACGTTCTCTCTGGTGGCCGGCATCGTCTGGGTGTCCTCGGGCTCCGCCGAGGACACCCGGACGGCCACCGCCGCCCGCGGCGGGGACTCCGCGGGCGGCGGGCGGGAGCCGTTCCGGCGGGCACCGCACAAACCGGACAAGCACGTGCCCGCCTCGCACGCCCCCCTGGTGCCCTCCCGCCCACTGAAGGTCGCCATTCCCGCCATCTTCATCGAGGCGAAGGTCACCGGCCTCGGCCTCGACGCGAAGGGCCGGCTCGGAGCCCCGCCGTTGAGCAAGCCCAAACTCACCGGTTGGTACGAGAAGGGTCCGTCGCCCGGCGAGGACGGCACGGCGCTGCTCGTGGGACACCGGGACACCAGGACCGGCCCCGCCATCTTCCTGAACCTCAACGCGCTGCGCCGGGGCGACAAGGTCAACGTGACGCGCGCGGACCGGAAGACCGCGGTGTTCACGGTGGACGCGGTGAAGACGTACACGAAGGACAAGTTCCCCGACGACAAAGTCTACGGAGAGACCGGACGGCCCGAACTCCGGCTGCTGACCTGCGGCGGGCGTTTCGACGAGAAGGCGGGCTACTCGGCGAACGTGGTGGTCTTCGCCCACCTCACGTCCCTGAGGAAGGCGGCCTGA
- a CDS encoding DUF6131 family protein produces MIILGLILLIIGLIAGVGFLWTIGIILVAVGAVLWVLGALGHAVGGRRHYW; encoded by the coding sequence ATGATCATCCTCGGCCTCATTCTTCTGATCATCGGCCTGATTGCCGGTGTCGGGTTTCTGTGGACCATCGGCATCATCCTGGTGGCTGTCGGCGCGGTGCTGTGGGTTCTCGGTGCCCTGGGGCATGCGGTGGGGGGACGACGGCACTACTGGTGA
- a CDS encoding ATP-binding protein codes for MEQLTMTGQERREAAATGTVRGSTGYDMASGDIARARAFVREFLDAAQSQHGLRVSARAVETAQLVVSELATNVCKYAPGPCLLDLETDGDLLDIVMWDSGPVLPTASSADPTRIGQHGLELVLMVCQSFAIHREPVGKRIRVQVLLRDDLGASTA; via the coding sequence ATGGAGCAGCTGACCATGACCGGGCAGGAACGACGAGAGGCGGCCGCCACGGGCACCGTCAGGGGCAGCACCGGCTACGACATGGCATCCGGCGATATAGCGCGCGCCCGCGCATTCGTCAGAGAATTCCTCGACGCCGCGCAGTCACAGCACGGCCTGCGCGTCTCCGCCCGGGCGGTGGAGACCGCTCAACTGGTCGTCAGCGAACTGGCCACGAACGTCTGCAAGTACGCCCCGGGCCCCTGCCTGCTCGACCTTGAGACCGACGGCGATCTGCTGGACATCGTGATGTGGGACTCCGGCCCCGTCCTGCCTACCGCCTCCTCGGCCGACCCCACCCGCATCGGCCAGCACGGCCTCGAACTCGTCCTCATGGTCTGTCAGAGTTTCGCCATTCACCGCGAGCCGGTCGGCAAGCGCATCCGCGTCCAGGTCCTTCTTCGCGACGATCTGGGGGCCTCCACCGCCTAG